In Ferribacterium limneticum, a genomic segment contains:
- the traD gene encoding conjugative transfer system coupling protein TraD (Members of this protein family are the putative conjugative coupling factor, TraD, as the term is used for the SXT and TOL plasmid systems.), giving the protein MLVRRYEMPWRRAYEAYAAIAWGLALLYFAGIGVIGILPRQLALPLTLACFAMGVWRVTQALHILILRAALCGRAIEVIGTDDLARCCPDPASVFLGFGFEWQPVHSQRLYELAKIDYREFAVSPHWLQLLGYDPKPQPDAEIGLPYIHGVEPQEVLLYRPLQNFEGGTLLVGTTQSGKGVALANLITQAIRRGDVVIVIDPKNSRRLKRVVERACADYRDQDTFLEFHPAFPERGVRLDFTFNWQKPTEIASRIQSIMPPDTAGAFSAFGWDAVNVVVQGLVEIEERPNLVKLTKYIEGGIEPVLEGSLRRYYDQTLGAGWHDLPAMKKLLSDTQRGNLKRPSEAASADLMAFVAYYEHHIAQNQRNKVIDAQVRTFRHNREHYQKITANLLPILSMLTSGDLGRSLSPDPFDADDTRPIMNFEKIERAGHVLYMCLDSLPDPSVASAIGALALADQAARAGMRYNLGIYRRIALFVDEVANVINQPLIEILNKGAEGGIFTTCAMQTLADLAKRLGSEDAARMALGNLNNLIALRTKDRPTQDFVVETFGKTAIHTVRVGLSHGSDAHLGDFSSSYSAQLTESFEEMVPAEILGKLPNLQYFASVSGGRIIKGRFPILDPEADAPHLSTQAA; this is encoded by the coding sequence ATGCTGGTCCGCCGCTACGAGATGCCTTGGCGCCGGGCCTACGAAGCCTATGCCGCCATCGCCTGGGGACTGGCACTCCTCTATTTCGCAGGGATCGGTGTCATCGGCATACTTCCGCGGCAACTGGCGCTGCCGCTCACCCTCGCCTGCTTCGCCATGGGCGTATGGCGGGTGACCCAGGCGCTGCACATATTGATCCTGCGCGCCGCCCTGTGTGGACGCGCCATCGAAGTCATCGGCACCGACGACCTGGCCCGCTGCTGCCCTGACCCGGCCTCAGTGTTCCTGGGCTTCGGCTTCGAATGGCAGCCGGTGCATTCGCAGCGGCTCTATGAACTGGCCAAGATCGACTACCGGGAATTCGCGGTATCGCCGCACTGGCTGCAGCTGCTCGGTTACGACCCCAAGCCCCAGCCGGACGCCGAGATCGGCCTGCCCTACATCCACGGTGTCGAGCCGCAGGAAGTCCTCTTGTACCGACCGCTGCAGAACTTCGAGGGCGGCACGCTGCTGGTCGGCACCACCCAGTCCGGCAAGGGCGTCGCCTTGGCCAACCTGATCACCCAGGCGATCCGGCGCGGCGACGTCGTGATCGTCATCGACCCGAAGAACAGCCGGCGACTGAAGCGCGTGGTCGAGCGCGCCTGCGCGGACTACCGAGATCAGGATACCTTCCTGGAATTCCACCCGGCATTCCCGGAGCGCGGAGTACGGCTGGATTTCACCTTCAACTGGCAGAAGCCCACCGAAATCGCCTCGCGCATCCAGTCCATCATGCCGCCCGACACGGCCGGCGCCTTCTCGGCCTTCGGCTGGGATGCCGTCAACGTCGTGGTGCAGGGCCTGGTCGAAATCGAAGAGCGGCCCAACCTGGTGAAACTCACCAAGTACATCGAGGGCGGCATCGAACCGGTGCTGGAAGGATCGCTGCGCCGCTACTACGACCAGACCCTGGGCGCCGGCTGGCACGATCTGCCGGCGATGAAGAAACTGCTCAGCGACACCCAGCGCGGCAACCTGAAGCGGCCATCGGAAGCCGCCAGCGCCGACCTGATGGCCTTTGTCGCCTATTACGAGCACCACATCGCCCAGAACCAGCGCAACAAGGTGATCGACGCGCAGGTGCGCACCTTCCGCCACAATCGGGAGCATTACCAGAAGATCACCGCCAACCTGCTGCCCATCCTGTCGATGCTGACCTCGGGGGACCTGGGGCGCAGCCTGTCGCCGGACCCGTTCGACGCCGACGACACCCGGCCGATCATGAATTTTGAGAAGATCGAGCGCGCCGGCCACGTGCTCTACATGTGCCTGGATTCCCTGCCCGATCCGTCGGTCGCCTCGGCCATTGGCGCCCTGGCCCTGGCCGACCAGGCGGCGCGGGCCGGCATGCGCTACAACCTGGGCATTTACCGGCGCATCGCGCTGTTCGTCGATGAAGTGGCCAATGTCATCAACCAGCCGTTGATCGAGATTCTCAACAAGGGCGCTGAGGGCGGCATCTTCACCACCTGTGCAATGCAGACCCTGGCCGACCTGGCCAAACGGCTGGGCAGCGAGGATGCGGCACGCATGGCCCTGGGCAACCTCAACAACCTGATCGCCCTGCGCACCAAGGACCGGCCGACCCAGGACTTCGTGGTCGAGACTTTCGGCAAGACAGCAATCCATACGGTGCGCGTCGGCCTCAGCCATGGTTCGGATGCCCACTTGGGCGACTTTTCGTCGAGCTATTCCGCGCAACTGACCGAGAGCTTCGAGGAGATGGTGCCAGCCGAGATACTGGGCAAGCTGCCCAATCTTCAGTACTTCGCGTCGGTGTCGGGCGGCCGGATTATCAAGGGGCGGTTTCCGATCCTCGACCCCGAGGCGGACGCCCCCCACCTCTCCACACAGGCCGCTTGA
- the mobH gene encoding MobH family relaxase, with translation MAAPPTPTTTYSASDPGFAALPLDELLTGEADLIARIKLCYGTDRNSFERDVLTLVRRYAACVHLLPATADNYFSKPGGLLRLGLETAFFSLQGTDAHIFSGRMSISARRQLEPRWRHATFIAGLCCELHRLMSHVIVTDAAGEAWPAFLMPLADWLAAQRAERYFLRWRPQAVEARGLGLFALPLVVPPAVMADLSEGNSVIVPHLLASISGIPVYREHNILDELVRRSLALVIDRNLAASADRYGTPQYGSHLERYLVDALRRLASWHPAWISNREKSRLWLGQDGLFLVWPGGAEDVCQLLESDQLAGIPKAPETMLEILLAAGVFEAAGAERSTWSILPPGAKTPLEAAKFSTPAIVLAGIDPPPETLPQALEFKPPPAPASAGPPTPPSAPTSAPVHPQLSLIPPPAGDDANAAPVEEDSCSSLRASAPSTFALQAPLRLNPLVRDALANAVRTLNEGMGPPIVCTVAEGLFVPLDEFVRRGVQPSLAMRALCETSILVKQAPDGPPTHSREFNGQQTIGIVLDPRYVSGLDPAAFAASPKENN, from the coding sequence ATGGCCGCCCCACCTACGCCAACCACCACCTATTCCGCCTCCGACCCTGGTTTCGCCGCGCTGCCGCTCGATGAGTTGCTGACCGGCGAAGCCGACCTGATTGCGCGCATCAAGCTGTGCTACGGCACCGACCGGAACAGCTTTGAACGCGACGTGCTGACCCTCGTTCGCCGTTACGCCGCTTGCGTGCATCTGCTGCCGGCGACCGCCGACAACTACTTCAGCAAGCCGGGCGGGCTCCTGCGGCTTGGCCTCGAAACCGCATTTTTCAGTCTGCAAGGGACCGACGCCCATATCTTCTCGGGGCGGATGAGCATCTCGGCACGCCGCCAACTGGAACCACGCTGGCGCCATGCGACCTTCATCGCCGGTCTCTGCTGCGAGTTGCATCGCCTGATGAGCCATGTGATCGTCACCGATGCTGCCGGCGAGGCATGGCCGGCTTTCCTGATGCCGCTGGCCGACTGGCTGGCCGCCCAGCGCGCCGAGCGCTATTTCCTGCGCTGGCGACCGCAGGCGGTCGAGGCTCGTGGCCTGGGCCTGTTCGCGCTCCCCCTGGTCGTGCCGCCGGCCGTCATGGCCGACCTGTCCGAAGGCAATAGCGTCATCGTGCCGCATCTGCTGGCCAGTATCAGCGGCATCCCGGTCTATCGTGAGCACAACATTCTTGACGAACTCGTCCGCCGCTCGCTGGCCTTGGTCATCGACCGCAACCTTGCGGCCAGCGCCGACCGCTACGGGACGCCCCAGTACGGCTCGCACCTGGAGCGCTATCTAGTCGACGCCCTGCGGCGGCTCGCCAGCTGGCATCCGGCGTGGATATCCAATCGCGAGAAGTCGCGCCTGTGGCTGGGCCAAGACGGCCTGTTCCTGGTCTGGCCCGGCGGCGCCGAGGACGTCTGTCAGTTGCTCGAATCCGACCAGTTGGCGGGCATTCCCAAGGCACCGGAAACCATGCTGGAAATTCTGCTAGCCGCCGGCGTCTTCGAAGCGGCCGGAGCGGAGCGCTCGACCTGGTCCATCCTGCCGCCGGGCGCCAAGACGCCGCTGGAAGCCGCAAAATTCTCGACGCCGGCCATCGTCCTTGCCGGGATCGATCCGCCACCGGAAACCTTGCCGCAAGCGCTGGAATTCAAGCCACCGCCGGCGCCAGCCTCGGCTGGACCGCCAACGCCCCCGTCCGCTCCAACGTCGGCACCGGTGCATCCCCAGTTGTCGCTGATTCCGCCGCCCGCCGGCGACGACGCCAATGCAGCGCCGGTAGAGGAAGATTCCTGCTCATCCTTGCGGGCATCTGCCCCGAGTACATTCGCCTTGCAAGCCCCCCTGCGCCTAAATCCCCTGGTGCGGGACGCCTTGGCCAATGCCGTTCGGACGCTGAACGAAGGCATGGGGCCGCCCATCGTCTGTACCGTCGCCGAGGGGCTTTTCGTGCCACTCGATGAATTCGTGCGCCGCGGTGTTCAACCGTCCCTAGCCATGCGCGCCCTCTGCGAGACCAGCATTCTGGTGAAGCAAGCCCCCGACGGTCCACCGACACACTCCCGCGAGTTCAACGGCCAGCAGACCATCGGCATCGTACTCGACCCGCGCTACGTGAGCGGACTCGATCCGGCTGCCTTTGCCGCATCACCCAAAGAGAACAACTGA
- a CDS encoding helix-turn-helix transcriptional regulator, giving the protein MSNIRSRVAMMAATSIASPATPDTPVLPLVLPETGFLRQTQVLAFVPISKSTLWRRIQARSFPAPVKLSARVTAWRAEDIRRWIVQQGQPG; this is encoded by the coding sequence ATGTCCAACATCCGTTCCCGTGTCGCCATGATGGCGGCGACCTCCATTGCTAGTCCGGCTACGCCTGATACTCCGGTTCTTCCGCTGGTCCTGCCCGAGACCGGCTTTCTGCGTCAGACTCAGGTCTTGGCCTTCGTTCCCATCTCCAAATCGACTCTCTGGCGGCGCATACAGGCGCGCAGCTTCCCTGCCCCTGTCAAGCTCTCGGCGCGTGTGACCGCCTGGCGCGCCGAGGATATACGGCGCTGGATTGTGCAACAGGGCCAACCTGGATAA
- a CDS encoding DUF1845 domain-containing protein codes for MSEIQIVKVDEGGVNARILAKEAKADFRRVEAASLKIPTRFTSAEGKRFFARLFNTLQLNTHFISVIARTRLDHEDVAKIEDAIRTQMDAVAENLNQAIDQAEALFKAHAITSVATYDTVALDVDVHVLSSIGRRYLEVLGKLDQLMPLLQTLEIHEVITTQTVDIQRASLKRQVRDLANAARNLAMGLRRRMNSLALRVGEGGRPETIAAGVSDGKNSSEAEREDTADPIGESIVVQPESLEDSLPSMGE; via the coding sequence ATGTCAGAAATTCAGATCGTCAAAGTCGACGAGGGCGGCGTCAATGCCCGTATTCTAGCCAAGGAGGCCAAGGCCGATTTCCGACGGGTCGAGGCTGCCAGTCTGAAAATTCCGACGCGCTTCACCAGTGCCGAGGGCAAGCGGTTTTTTGCCCGGCTATTCAATACACTGCAACTCAACACACACTTCATTTCGGTGATTGCTCGTACACGACTCGACCACGAGGATGTGGCCAAGATAGAAGATGCCATCCGCACCCAGATGGACGCTGTGGCCGAGAACCTCAATCAGGCCATTGACCAAGCCGAAGCGCTGTTTAAGGCCCATGCGATTACTAGCGTGGCAACCTACGACACGGTGGCACTTGATGTGGATGTCCATGTGCTGTCCTCTATCGGAAGACGTTACCTCGAAGTCCTGGGCAAACTCGACCAGTTGATGCCTTTGCTGCAGACCCTGGAAATCCACGAGGTGATCACCACCCAGACAGTGGATATCCAGCGGGCCAGCCTCAAACGTCAGGTGCGGGACCTCGCCAACGCAGCGCGGAACCTCGCCATGGGTTTGAGGCGGCGGATGAATTCCTTGGCGCTGCGTGTTGGCGAGGGAGGGAGGCCGGAGACCATCGCCGCTGGCGTTTCGGATGGCAAAAACAGTTCTGAGGCTGAGCGCGAGGATACGGCAGATCCAATAGGTGAGAGTATCGTTGTCCAGCCCGAGTCCCTAGAAGATAGCCTACCTTCGATGGGCGAATAG
- a CDS encoding pirin family protein: MTTVTRLHRANHCNHFRAYRLRGIDPAQVDPFLAVDHAWISAPTFPPHPHAGFSAVSYLFLDSETGISNRDSLGNSNLILPGGLHWTVAGRGVVHEEVPAAVGKTVHMLQIFINLPRDLQSAEPFTMSLSPQDITVVQLPGIRIRVPLGGFGESRSPLLPPTEVSLLDISLDDGAELSVPVAAGQSAFVMPIFGTLMIDGQRFDCNELRLPILPAQAEARTVKLLATQGNAKAALFAGTPLRQPVYWQGHMALSSADALANAISSYQRGEFGTLHCPAEHIWI, translated from the coding sequence ATGACAACCGTCACTCGCCTGCATCGCGCGAATCACTGTAACCATTTCCGCGCCTACAGATTGCGCGGTATCGATCCCGCCCAGGTTGACCCGTTCCTCGCCGTCGATCATGCCTGGATCAGCGCACCAACCTTTCCACCACACCCACACGCCGGCTTCTCGGCAGTGTCCTATCTATTCCTGGATTCGGAAACAGGCATCTCCAACCGTGATTCGCTGGGCAACAGCAACCTAATCCTGCCCGGCGGCTTGCACTGGACGGTCGCCGGACGTGGTGTGGTGCATGAGGAAGTTCCCGCCGCAGTTGGCAAAACAGTGCACATGCTGCAAATCTTCATCAACCTCCCTCGCGATCTACAGAGTGCTGAACCGTTCACGATGAGTCTGTCGCCACAGGACATAACGGTCGTGCAACTGCCAGGCATAAGAATCCGAGTACCACTGGGCGGTTTCGGAGAATCACGTTCGCCTTTGCTTCCGCCCACCGAGGTCAGCTTGCTCGATATCTCGCTTGACGACGGAGCCGAACTGTCCGTTCCGGTAGCGGCAGGCCAAAGTGCATTCGTCATGCCGATCTTCGGCACCTTAATGATTGATGGCCAGCGTTTTGACTGCAACGAACTCCGGCTTCCGATCTTGCCGGCTCAGGCGGAAGCCAGAACGGTCAAGCTTCTAGCCACGCAGGGCAACGCTAAGGCCGCGCTGTTTGCCGGTACGCCACTTCGCCAGCCGGTGTACTGGCAAGGGCATATGGCGCTGAGCTCAGCCGACGCGCTGGCCAACGCAATTTCGTCGTACCAACGCGGCGAATTTGGCACTTTACATTGCCCAGCGGAGCACATTTGGATTTAA
- a CDS encoding DUF7146 domain-containing protein, producing MHPVIRWHCWPELETAMQSADYAARVESAKQRAHGQWTDILSSLGVDPRILKRRNLPCPFCGGTDRFQYTDKFGEGNYFCRGCGPGGGFKLLQGTLGMDFNTALCEVERWLGVMPSLPPRASEPPAERMKKLAQRIWSEAKPVTAGDEVDRYLTSRGVALPVYPKVLRFHPALGYYQKDADGKSHKVAEYPAMLACIQGEDGHAATLHRTYLQDGAKLAVPDAKKVLSSGINGAAVRLFEATEDLGLSEGIEKSIALYLATGRPFWAGLNAGNLEKLWIPDSVRRVWIYADNDANGDFAGQAGAFVLARRLKREAHRSGSREVQVFVPKDAGVDWSDLWLRRVQVLSSQAT from the coding sequence TTGCACCCGGTCATTCGGTGGCATTGCTGGCCGGAACTGGAGACTGCCATGCAGTCGGCTGACTACGCCGCCCGTGTCGAATCGGCCAAGCAACGTGCCCATGGTCAATGGACAGACATCCTGTCCAGCCTGGGTGTAGATCCACGCATCCTCAAGCGGCGCAACCTGCCCTGCCCTTTCTGCGGCGGCACCGACCGGTTCCAGTACACCGACAAGTTCGGCGAGGGGAACTACTTCTGCCGCGGTTGCGGCCCCGGAGGCGGCTTCAAGCTGCTGCAGGGAACCTTGGGCATGGATTTCAATACGGCGCTATGCGAGGTCGAGCGCTGGCTGGGCGTGATGCCAAGTCTGCCGCCGCGCGCCAGCGAGCCGCCTGCCGAACGCATGAAGAAGTTGGCGCAACGGATCTGGAGCGAAGCGAAGCCAGTCACGGCGGGCGATGAAGTCGATCGCTACCTGACCAGCCGGGGTGTGGCGCTGCCGGTCTATCCGAAGGTGCTGCGCTTCCATCCGGCGCTGGGCTACTACCAGAAGGATGCCGACGGCAAGTCGCACAAGGTCGCCGAGTATCCGGCCATGCTGGCGTGCATCCAGGGCGAGGACGGCCATGCGGCCACCTTGCACCGGACCTATCTCCAGGACGGCGCCAAACTGGCCGTGCCGGATGCGAAGAAGGTGCTCTCTTCCGGCATCAACGGGGCCGCGGTCCGTCTCTTCGAGGCGACTGAGGACCTGGGGCTCAGCGAAGGCATCGAGAAGAGCATCGCACTGTATCTCGCGACGGGACGGCCGTTCTGGGCCGGTTTGAACGCCGGCAATCTGGAGAAGCTGTGGATTCCCGACTCGGTTCGCCGGGTCTGGATCTACGCCGACAACGATGCCAACGGAGACTTTGCCGGCCAGGCCGGCGCCTTCGTATTGGCCCGGCGTCTGAAGCGCGAAGCGCATCGCTCAGGCAGCCGCGAGGTGCAGGTGTTCGTACCCAAGGATGCTGGCGTGGACTGGAGCGATCTGTGGCTACGCCGCGTGCAGGTCTTGTCCTCACAGGCAACTTGA
- a CDS encoding ATP-binding protein, which yields MQIQVRINEEGALRNQRYAFTDRFTLVSELLQNARRAGATHIEVDYDAGTQVLTIRDDGHGLDDFQKLLSFHESGWDAATSAEERPFGVGFSKCLYAATRCVVASGHQRVDIDTAAALAKASIDIESMADAVTGTRIDLHGVDLPDLGERIETLCLGFPVEVLFNGKPLMRRFAAAHLTTMDSPIGTVHLTGMQDGKFSYNTLVFLQGFCVMKPNYCPFDEVNVVHLDSRQFMARLPDRDKLIDEDVQSKRISTALTACWRQILESAKARLSPEQFVVIYYAAMRAWGHWDLLNDLDVLPVELFDEVVDYPIQDDDRSYIRQVAAAPTREAIESGAVTLVSLDWLGDDNAARWMLARAKGFLIFDWIGLSSDHWAWRHVRFLDNETVRVEAVSEQIRVQLEGRWIWPTVILCDSVILRSAKDVAEITEAGLCHEDVVYIPMGETSGQPVRQASSFIDENEQFMSSDLDADRDALADLIRRLRSVDPVQTLDSLLQELGLGKYPLLRGKTFAVTVGDGVAPGHSVALLAGTGDCHAVG from the coding sequence ATGCAGATCCAGGTTCGTATCAACGAGGAAGGCGCCTTGCGCAACCAGCGCTACGCCTTCACCGACCGCTTCACGCTCGTCTCCGAGTTGTTGCAGAATGCCCGCCGTGCTGGCGCAACGCATATCGAAGTCGACTACGATGCCGGCACACAGGTCCTGACGATTAGAGACGATGGCCATGGGCTCGACGATTTCCAGAAGCTCCTGAGTTTTCATGAGTCGGGCTGGGATGCGGCGACCAGTGCCGAGGAACGCCCTTTCGGGGTCGGCTTCTCGAAGTGTCTTTATGCCGCGACGCGCTGCGTCGTCGCCTCGGGTCATCAGCGGGTCGACATCGATACTGCGGCGGCGCTGGCCAAGGCATCCATCGACATCGAGTCCATGGCCGACGCAGTGACCGGCACCCGGATAGATCTTCACGGCGTTGACCTGCCCGACTTGGGCGAGCGCATCGAGACCTTGTGCCTGGGTTTTCCGGTGGAGGTGCTGTTCAACGGCAAGCCGCTGATGCGGCGCTTTGCCGCCGCGCATCTGACGACCATGGACAGCCCGATCGGTACCGTCCATCTCACCGGAATGCAGGATGGCAAGTTCAGTTACAACACCCTGGTCTTCCTGCAGGGCTTCTGCGTCATGAAGCCCAATTACTGTCCGTTCGACGAGGTCAATGTCGTGCATCTCGATTCGCGCCAGTTCATGGCGCGGCTGCCGGATCGCGACAAGTTGATCGACGAGGATGTGCAGAGCAAGCGTATCAGCACCGCACTGACCGCCTGCTGGCGGCAAATTCTGGAGTCGGCCAAGGCTCGTCTTTCGCCTGAGCAATTCGTCGTAATCTATTACGCAGCGATGCGCGCCTGGGGACATTGGGACCTGCTCAACGACCTCGATGTGCTGCCGGTCGAGTTGTTCGACGAAGTCGTCGACTATCCGATCCAGGACGATGACCGCAGCTATATCCGGCAAGTTGCTGCAGCCCCCACCCGAGAGGCCATCGAGAGCGGCGCCGTAACCCTGGTCTCCCTCGACTGGTTGGGTGACGACAACGCGGCGCGCTGGATGCTGGCCCGGGCCAAGGGCTTTCTGATCTTCGACTGGATCGGCCTGAGCTCCGATCACTGGGCATGGCGTCACGTGCGTTTTCTCGACAATGAAACGGTGCGGGTCGAAGCGGTTTCCGAACAGATCCGCGTCCAGTTGGAAGGACGCTGGATCTGGCCCACGGTAATCCTGTGCGACTCGGTGATCCTGCGTAGCGCCAAAGACGTGGCCGAAATCACCGAAGCGGGCCTCTGCCACGAGGATGTGGTCTACATCCCGATGGGTGAGACGTCCGGCCAGCCGGTACGGCAGGCCTCGTCCTTCATCGACGAGAACGAGCAGTTCATGTCCTCGGACCTGGACGCCGACCGCGATGCATTAGCCGACCTGATCCGTCGCTTGCGTTCGGTCGATCCGGTGCAAACGCTGGACTCATTGTTGCAGGAGTTGGGGCTGGGCAAATATCCCTTGCTGCGCGGCAAGACTTTCGCGGTCACCGTCGGCGATGGTGTTGCACCCGGTCATTCGGTGGCATTGCTGGCCGGAACTGGAGACTGCCATGCAGTCGGCTGA
- a CDS encoding S24 family peptidase, with protein sequence MISRHQTEQEGNAQVATQSDSGATPDEDAPPALDLLPGVRARLNERLDHVGIPHRGRLTYVAALTYRAVQTVSRWFEPERPGLPDVESLARLCDGLGCSSDWVLGLTPAMGGNPALQHASATELQWVGEVLERLRRMHRDSEPMPMVGDEMAPSIHDGDMLFVDRRYDRLGGNGVYALEINGRILVRRVESRMGTGIVFKCDNPAYDDYPVADVDAVKRIGLRVLGKVHAAVGVTVFWNS encoded by the coding sequence ATGATTTCAAGGCACCAAACAGAGCAGGAAGGCAACGCCCAAGTGGCTACTCAGAGCGATAGCGGTGCGACGCCCGATGAGGATGCGCCGCCTGCGCTCGATCTGCTGCCCGGCGTGCGTGCCCGGCTGAATGAACGCCTCGACCATGTCGGCATTCCACACCGCGGCCGATTGACCTATGTGGCGGCGCTGACCTACCGTGCGGTGCAGACGGTGAGTCGATGGTTCGAGCCCGAACGCCCCGGTCTGCCTGACGTGGAGTCGCTGGCGCGGCTGTGCGATGGCCTGGGGTGCAGTTCGGATTGGGTTCTGGGCCTGACGCCCGCGATGGGCGGAAACCCTGCGCTCCAGCATGCCTCGGCAACGGAGTTGCAGTGGGTCGGCGAGGTGCTCGAGCGCTTGCGTCGGATGCATCGTGACAGTGAGCCGATGCCGATGGTCGGCGACGAGATGGCGCCTTCGATTCACGATGGCGACATGCTGTTCGTCGATCGCCGTTACGACAGGCTGGGCGGGAACGGCGTCTATGCGCTGGAAATCAACGGTCGCATCTTGGTGCGCCGGGTCGAGAGTCGCATGGGTACCGGGATCGTCTTCAAGTGCGACAACCCGGCTTATGACGATTACCCGGTCGCCGACGTGGATGCCGTCAAACGCATCGGGCTGCGTGTCCTTGGCAAGGTCCACGCCGCCGTCGGGGTCACCGTGTTCTGGAACAGTTGA
- a CDS encoding DUF932 domain-containing protein, which produces MKNGRSLVSLAQELERQLDSKKDLIVPSALIRHATDEQGETRLVIEEGGSPVQYGVTPLARRQLADKLKIPYAYFERMREDQPALLDRNVNTWLQSEEDRRMLRTLDGHVRAVLSDRYRRLDNFDLAESVLPILQQLPEVRFESVELTETKMYLKCITPRLKYEMTPGDVVQAGVVISNSEVGQGTLSVQPLLFRLVCSNGLIAPDRSLRKTHVGRALGGEDERIQVYQDDTLRADDKAFFLKVRDVVQAAVSEATFRQTAQKLQKTLNIPLVGDPVKTVEVLAQRYILNEGERAGVLRHLIADGQLSGYGLVNAVTHYSQEVEDYDRATEFEALGGRLIDLSAHEWKGLAEAA; this is translated from the coding sequence ATGAAAAACGGACGTTCTCTCGTCAGCCTGGCCCAGGAACTGGAACGCCAACTGGATTCGAAGAAGGACCTGATCGTGCCCTCGGCGCTGATACGCCATGCCACCGACGAGCAGGGCGAGACTCGCCTCGTCATCGAAGAAGGTGGCAGCCCGGTGCAGTATGGCGTCACGCCCCTGGCCCGCCGCCAACTGGCCGACAAGCTGAAGATCCCGTATGCCTATTTCGAGCGCATGCGCGAAGACCAGCCAGCGCTGCTCGACCGCAACGTGAACACCTGGCTGCAAAGCGAGGAAGACCGGCGCATGCTGCGTACCCTGGATGGCCATGTACGCGCCGTGCTGTCGGATCGCTACCGCCGCCTGGACAACTTCGATCTGGCCGAAAGCGTGCTGCCCATCCTGCAGCAATTGCCCGAAGTGCGCTTCGAGTCGGTCGAACTGACCGAGACGAAGATGTATCTGAAGTGCATCACGCCGCGCCTGAAATATGAGATGACACCCGGCGACGTGGTGCAGGCCGGTGTCGTGATCTCGAACTCGGAGGTCGGCCAGGGCACGCTGTCGGTCCAGCCGCTGCTGTTCCGGCTGGTGTGCAGCAATGGCCTGATCGCTCCTGATCGCTCATTGCGCAAGACGCACGTCGGTCGCGCCCTCGGTGGCGAGGATGAGCGCATCCAGGTCTACCAGGACGACACCCTGCGTGCCGACGACAAGGCCTTCTTCCTGAAGGTGCGCGACGTGGTGCAGGCAGCGGTGTCAGAAGCGACCTTCCGCCAGACGGCACAGAAGCTGCAGAAGACGCTTAACATCCCGCTGGTCGGCGACCCCGTCAAGACGGTCGAGGTGCTGGCCCAGCGCTATATCCTCAACGAAGGCGAACGGGCTGGAGTACTGCGCCATCTGATAGCGGATGGTCAGTTGTCAGGCTATGGCTTGGTCAATGCGGTGACGCATTACAGCCAGGAGGTCGAGGATTACGACCGCGCGACGGAATTCGAAGCGCTGGGCGGCCGGCTGATCGATTTGTCGGCCCATGAGTGGAAAGGACTGGCCGAAGCGGCCTGA
- a CDS encoding TetR family transcriptional regulator — MARKTKEEAAKTRKEIIDAARRVFHKHGVVRSTLEKIAKEAGVTRGAIYWYFKNKTELFFAMREDVIETMLVPVDQLLLTNQFADPLDAIEASLNEFFRVLQECPVVRELFEIMISRCEYVDEFSRVQEEVGRPAQEFLEKMVRIYQLAATKGRMRKDLDPLVMARDTWAFTSGLLYRLVSCQLGQGLYTEIAGMIQAHIALRRA; from the coding sequence ATGGCTAGGAAGACAAAGGAAGAAGCGGCAAAAACCCGCAAGGAAATTATCGATGCGGCTCGCCGGGTATTCCATAAACATGGTGTCGTCCGTTCTACCCTAGAGAAAATTGCCAAGGAAGCGGGGGTAACCAGAGGCGCAATTTACTGGTATTTCAAAAACAAGACAGAACTCTTTTTCGCCATGCGGGAGGACGTGATCGAAACCATGCTCGTTCCTGTGGATCAACTTCTGCTTACAAACCAGTTCGCTGATCCTCTAGACGCAATTGAAGCATCTCTCAACGAATTTTTCCGGGTGTTGCAGGAGTGCCCAGTGGTGAGGGAGTTGTTCGAAATCATGATTTCCCGCTGCGAATACGTTGATGAATTTTCCAGGGTCCAGGAGGAAGTTGGTCGTCCGGCACAAGAATTCCTCGAAAAAATGGTGCGCATCTATCAACTAGCGGCCACAAAGGGAAGAATGCGAAAAGACTTGGATCCCCTGGTCATGGCCCGCGACACCTGGGCGTTTACTTCCGGTCTTCTATATCGCTTAGTCAGTTGCCAGTTAGGCCAAGGCCTGTACACGGAAATCGCGGGGATGATCCAGGCTCATATCGCATTGCGGCGAGCCTGA